Proteins encoded within one genomic window of Solenopsis invicta isolate M01_SB chromosome 10, UNIL_Sinv_3.0, whole genome shotgun sequence:
- the LOC120358774 gene encoding juvenile hormone acid O-methyltransferase-like — protein MTSPEVYSANDNVMKHNVEYILEEFAENLTNICGKCMDVGCGPGDITKNLLLPALGSDAQIIGTDISEKMIKYANVTSSDEKRVQFEVLDIETKNLPKKYITEFKHVFSFHALHYCYDIRQAFKNIYQILRPNGTALLYIVASDDLFEVLRILAQDVRFEQYIPDKIKNFGPYHNSNNARKELKELLQSVGFTVHHCSLRERSHSEKKSELFLKSILSILPFFEDMPNDVIEKFKKVLIYEYLKRKINYKSIDNEEFTLDLYTALVVHAQKIV, from the exons ATGACTAGTCCAGAAGTTTACAGTGCAAATGACAACGTAATGAAACATAATGTAGAGTATATACTCGAAGAATTTGCCGAGAATCTAACAAATATATGTGGAAAGTGTATGGACGTTGGTTGCGGTCCTGGAGATATAACAAAGAACTTATTGTTACCGGCTCTTGGCTCAGATGCACAAATAATTG GTACGGATATTTCGgagaaaatgattaaatatgcaAATGTAACATCCAGTGATGAAAAACGTGTCCAATTCGAAGTACTGGATattgaaactaaaaatttacctaaaaaatatattactgaaTTTAAGCATGTATTTTCGTTTCACGCTTTGCATTATTGCTATGATATTAG ACAAGCctttaagaatatttatcaaatattacgaCCCAATGGAACTGCACTTTTATATATAGTAGCCTCTGATGATTTGTTTGAAGTTCTTAGAATTTTAGCGCAAGACGTTCGCTTTGAACAATATATAcca GATAAGATAAAAAACTTTGGGCCGTATCATAATTCAAATAATGCTCGCAAAGAGTTGAAAGAATTACTTCAAAGCGTCGGATTTACAGTTCACCATTGTAGCCTTCGGGAGAGGAGCCATTCCGAGAAAAAATCAGAACTGTTTTTGA aatcaATATTATCCATTTTGCCATTTTTTGAAGACATGCCAAATGATGTAATAGAAAAgttcaaaaaagtattaatatatgaatacttgaagagaaaaattaactataaatCAATAGATAATGAGGAATTTACATTAGATCTATATACAGCGTTAGTGGTTCATGCGCAGAAGATTGTGTAA
- the LOC120358775 gene encoding juvenile hormone acid O-methyltransferase-like: MTSPEVYSANDNVMKHNVEYILEEFAENLTNICGKCMDVGCGPGDITKNLLLPALGSDAQIIGTDISEKMIKYANVTSSDEKRVQFEVLDIETKNLPKKYITEFKHVFSFHALHYCYDIRQAFKNIYQILRPNGTALLYIVASDDLFEVLRILAQDVRFEQYIPDKIKNIGPYHNSNNARKELKELLQSVGFTVHHCSLRERSHSEKKSELFLKSILSILPFFEDMPNDVIEKFKKVLIYEYLKRKINYKSIDNEEFTLDLYTALVVHAQKIV, encoded by the exons ATGACTAGTCCAGAAGTTTACAGTGCAAATGACAACGTAATGAAACATAATGTAGAGTATATACTCGAAGAATTTGCCGAGAATCTAACAAATATATGTGGAAAGTGTATGGACGTTGGTTGCGGTCCTGGAGATATAACAAAGAACTTATTGTTACCGGCTCTTGGCTCAGATGCACAAATAATTG GTACGGATATTTCGgagaaaatgattaaatatgcaAATGTAACATCCAGTGATGAAAAACGTGTCCAATTCGAAGTACTGGATattgaaactaaaaatttacctaaaaaatatattactgaaTTTAAGCATGTATTTTCGTTTCACGCTTTGCATTATTGCTATGATATTAG ACAAGCctttaagaatatttatcaaatattacgaCCCAATGGAACTGCACTTTTATATATAGTAGCCTCTGATGATTTGTTTGAAGTTCTTAGAATTTTAGCGCAAGACGTTCGCTTTGAACAATATATACcg GATAAGATAAAAAACATTGGGCCGTATCATAATTCAAATAATGCTCGCAAAGAGTTGAAAGAATTACTTCAAAGCGTCGGATTTACAGTTCACCATTGTAGCCTTCGGGAGAGGAGCCATTCCGAGAAAAAATCAGAACTGTTTTTGA aatcaATATTATCCATTTTGCCATTTTTTGAAGACATGCCAAATGATGTAATAGAAAAgttcaaaaaagtattaatatatgaatacttgaagagaaaaattaactataaatCAATAGATAATGAGGAATTTACATTAGATCTATATACAGCGTTAGTGGTTCATGCGCAGAAGATTGTGTAA